One part of the Ailuropoda melanoleuca isolate Jingjing chromosome 6, ASM200744v2, whole genome shotgun sequence genome encodes these proteins:
- the NEURL1 gene encoding LOW QUALITY PROTEIN: E3 ubiquitin-protein ligase NEURL1 (The sequence of the model RefSeq protein was modified relative to this genomic sequence to represent the inferred CDS: inserted 1 base in 1 codon), with protein sequence MGGQITRSTLHGHQKGQGTEWVLAGHLPVATTCWVSFTYIISFNPDKNRMKKVCRDPHFTDSIGGPFPVTSHRCHHKQKHCPPALPGGGLPATPLLFHPHTKGSQILMDLSHKAVKRQASFCNAITFSNRPVLIYEQVRLKITKKQCCWSGALRLGFTSKDPSRIHPDSLPKYACPDLVAQSGFWAKALPEEFANEGNIIAFWVDKKGRVFYRINDSAAMLFFNGVRTADPLWALVDVYGLTRAVQLLDSELVLPDCLRPRSFTALRRPSLRRDADETRLSVSLCDLNVPGADGDXXXXXXXXXXXXXXXXXXXXXXXXXXXXXXXXXXRALVFTSRPVRVAETIFVKVTRSGGARPGALSFGVTTCDPGTLRPADLPFSPEALVDRKEFWAVCRVPGSLHSGDILGLVVNADGELHLSHNGAAAGMQLCVDASQPLWMLFGLHGAVTQIRILGSTILAERGIPSLSCSPASTPTSPSALGSRLSDPLLSTCSSGPLGGSAGGTAPNSPVSLPESPVTPGTGQWSDECTICYEHAVDTVIYTCGHMCLCYACGLRLKKALHACCPICRRPIKDIIKTYRSS encoded by the exons ATGGGGGGACAGATCACCCGGAGCACCCTCCACG GACACCAGAAAGGGCAAGGCACAGAGTGGGTACTCGCTGGACACTTGCCAGTTG CAACCACTTGTTGGGTTAGTTttacatacatcatctcatttaatcctgacaagAATCGCATGAAGAAGGTCTGCCgtgacccccattttacag ACTCCATCGGGGGCCCCTTCCCTGTCACCTCTCACCGATGCCACCACAAGCAGAAGCACTGCCCTCCGGCGCTGCCCGGCGGGGGACTCCCGGCCACGCCACTCCTCTTCCACCCGCACACCAAGGGCTCCCAGATCCTCATGGACCTCAGCCACAAGGCCGTCAAGAGGCAGGCCAGCTTCTGCAATGCCATCACCTTCAGCAACCGCCCGGTGCTCATCTACGAGCAAGTCAGGCTGAAG ATCACCAAGAAGCAGTGCTGCTGGAGCGGGGCGCTGCGGCTGGGCTTCACGAGCAAGGACCCGTCCCGCATCCACCCCGACTCGCTGCCCAAGTACGCCTGCCCTGACCTGGTGGCCCAGAGCGGCTTCTGGGCCAAGGCGCTGCCCGAGGAGTTTGCCAACGAGGGCAACATCATCGCTTTCTGGGTGGACAAGAAGGGCCGTGTGTTCTACCGCATCAATGACTCAGCTGCCATGCTGTTCTTCAACGGGGTCCGCACGGCCGACCCGCTCTGGGCCCTGGTGGACGTCTACGGCCTCACGCGGGCCGTCCAGCTGCTGG ACAGCGAGCTGGTGCTCCCGGACTGCCTGCGACCGCGCTCCTTCACCGCCCTGCGGCGGCCGTCCCTGCGGCGCGACGCCGACGAGACGCGCCTCTCCGTGAGCCTGTGCGACCTCAACGTGCCGGGCGCCGACGGCG NNNNNNNNNNNNNNNNNNNNNNNNNNNNNNNNNNNNNNNNNNNNNNNNNNNNNNNNNNNNNNNNNNNNNNNNNNNNNNNNNNNNNNNNNNNNNNNNNNNNGCGCGCGCTCGTCTTCACCAGCCGGCCCGTGCGCGTGGCCGAGACCATCTTCGTCAAGGTCACGCGCTCGGGCGGCGCACGGCCCGGCGCGCTCTCCTTCGGTGTCACCACGTGTGACCCTGGCACGCTGCGGCCCGCGGACCTGCCCTTCAGCCCCGAGGCCCTGGTGGACCGCAAGGAGTTCTGGGCCGTGTGCCGCGTGCCCGGGTCCCTGCACAGCGGCGACATCCTGGGCCTGGTGGTCAACGCCGACGGCGAGCTGCACCTCAGCCACAACGGCGCCGCGGCCGGCATGCAGCTGTGCGTGGACGCCTCGCAGCCGCTTTGGATGCTCTTCGGCCTGCACGGAGCCGTCACGCAGATCCGCATCCTCG GCTCCACCATCCTGGCAGAGCGGGGCATCCCATcgctctcctgctcccctgcctccACGCCCACCTCACCCAGCGCCCTGGGCAGCCGCCTCTCCGACCCCTTGCTCAGCACGTGCAGCTCCGGACCTCTGGGTGGCTCTGCTGGCG GGACGGCCCCCAACTCCCCAGTGAGCCTGCCGGAGTCGCCAGTGACCCCAGGCACAGGACAGTGGAGCGATGAGTGCACCATTTGCTATGAGCACGCAGTGGACACGGTCATCTACACGTGCGGCCACATGTGCCTCTGCTATGCCTGTGGCCTGCGCCTCAAGAAGGCTCTGCACGCCTGCTGCCCCATCTGCCGCCGCCCCATCAAGGACATTATCAAGACCTACCGCAGCTCCTAG